The following proteins come from a genomic window of Zonotrichia leucophrys gambelii isolate GWCS_2022_RI chromosome 4, RI_Zleu_2.0, whole genome shotgun sequence:
- the ADD1 gene encoding alpha-adducin isoform X5: MNGDSGVGVVTSPPPTTAPHKERYFDRVDENNPEYLRERNMAPDLRQDFNMMEQKKRVSMILQSPAFCEELESMIQEQFKKGKNPTGLLALQQIADFMTTHVPNVYPAAPQGGMAALNMSLGMVTPVNDLRGSDSIAYEKGEKLLRCKLAAFYRLADLFGWSQLIYNHITARVNSEQEHFLIVPFGLLYSEVTASSLVKINIQGDVVDRGSTNLGVNQAGFTLHSAIYAARPDVKCIVHIHTPAGAAVSAMKCGLLPISPEALSLGEVAYHDYHGILVDDEEKVVIQKNLGPKSKVLILRNHGLVSVGETVEEAFYYIHNLVLACEIQVRTLASAGGPDNLVLLDPGKYKAKSRSPESPAGEGTVSHPKWQIGEQEFEALMRMLDNLGYRTGYPYRCPALREKSKKYSDVEIPASVTGYSFTSDGESGISSPLRHSFQKQQREKTRWLNSGRGDDASEEGQNGSSPKSKTKWTKEDGHRTATSAVPNLFVPLNTNPKEVQEMRNKIREQNLQDIKTAGPQSQVLSGVVVDRSLVQDAPLSDCTESIEGLDLTEQAFSPAKSLSVRKGELVTASKAIIEKEYQPKVIVSTTGPNPFNKLTDRELEEYRKEVERKQKGPEEPSEDGRPQKEKSPPDPSSARTPPSTPIKIEEETRQDQTYRDDSDAATFKQTLPDLTPDEPSEALGFPPLGKEEGRCDHDVPKSQTEPPAVENKEPQSQPTEEPATPTAEEGTAADAGSDESPGKSPSKKKKKFRTPSFLKKSKKKSDS; the protein is encoded by the exons ATGAATGGTGATTCTGGAGTGGGGGTGGTGACTTCACCACCTCCAACAACAGCCCCTCATAAAGAGAGGTATTTTGATCGAGTTGATGAAAATAATCCAGAAtatttgagagagagaaatatgGCACCTGACCTTCGCCAGGATTTTAACATGATGGAACAGAAGAAGAGAGTCTCCATGATTCTTCAGAGCCCa GCCTTCTGTGAGGAATTGGAATCCATGATCCAGGAGCAGTTCAAGAAGGGGAAGAACCCCACAGGTTTATTGGCTCTGCAGCAGATTGCAGATTTCATGACAACGCACGTTCCAAATGTCTACCCTGCAGCACCTCAAGGTGGAATGGCTGCATTAAACATGA GTCTTGGCATGGTAACACCAGTAAATGATCTGAGAGGGTCTGATTCCATTGCTTATGAAAAAGGGGAGAAGTTGTTACGATGCAAATTGGCAGCTTTCTACAGATTAGCAGATCTCTTTGGCTGGTCTCAGCTTATTTACAATCATATAACA GCCAGAGTAAACTCTGAGCAAGAGCATTTCCTTATTGTACCTTTTGGACTCCTCTATAGTGAAGTCACTGCATCTAGTCTG GTTAAAATCAATATTCAGGGAGATGTGGTTGATCGTGGAAGCACTAACCTGGGAGTAAACCAAGCTGGCTTTACGTTGCACTCAGCAATTTACGCAGCTCGACCTGATGTGAAATGCATTGTCCACATCCACACACCCGCAGGAGCCGCG GTTTCTGCAATGAAATGTGGTCTCTTGCCAATTTCACCTGAAGCACTTTCTCTAGGGGAAGTAGCTTATCATGACTACCATGGTATTTTAGTGGATGATGAAGAAAAGGTGGTTATTCAGAAAAATTTGGGGCCTAAAAGCAAG GTCCTTATTCTCAGAAACCATGGCTTGGTATCAGTTGGAGAGACTGTTGAGGAGGCTTTCTACTATATTCATAACCTAGTGCTTGCCTGTGAGATACAA GTCCGTACCCTGGCCAGTGCAGGTGGCCCTGACAACTTAGTGCTTCTTGATCCTGGCAAGTACAAAGCCAAGTCTCGTTCCCCTGAGTCTCCAGCAGGTGAGGGTactgtgtcccatcccaaatgGCAGATTGGTGAACAGGAGTTCGAAGCTCTAATGCGAATGCTGGATAATCTG GGTTACAGAACCGGCTACCCGTATCGATGCCCTGCTCTGAGAGAGAAATCTAAAAAGTACAGCGATGTTGAGATCCCAGCTAGTGTCACAGGGTACTCCTTTACTAGTGATGGCGAATCAGGCATTTCCTCCCCCCTCAGacacagttttcagaaacaGCAGCGAGAGAAGACAAGGTGGCTGAACTCTGGCCGAGGGGATGATGCTTCTGAAGAAGGGCAGAATGGCAGCAGTCCCAAGTCGAAGACTAAG TGGACTAAAGAGGATGGACATAGAACTGCCACCTCTGCTGTCCCTAATCTGTTTGTTCCATTGAACACCAATCCAAAGGAGGTCCAAGAAATGAGGAACAAG ATCCGAGAGCAAAATTTGCAGGATATTAAAACAGCAGGCCCTCAGTCACAGGTTCTTTCTGGGGTAGTTGTGGACAGAAGCCTTGTACAG GATGCTCCCCTCTCAGACTGTACGGAATCTATTGAAGGGCTCGATCTCACAGAGCAGGCCTTTAGTCCCGCTAAATCTCTGTCTGTTAGAAAG GGCGAACTGGTGACTGCATCAAAGGCAATAATTGAGAAAGAATATCAACCCAAAGTGATAGTGAGCACAACAGGACCAAATCCCTTCAATAAACTCACTGATCGAGAACTGGAAGAATATCGCAAAGAAgtagaaagaaagcagaagggaCCAGAAG AGCCTTCAGAAGATGGCAGGCCACAGAAAGAGAAGAGCCCCCCTGACCCCAGTTCAGCTCGCACTCCTCCCAGCACGCCAATTAAAATAGAGGAAG AGACACGGCAGGACCAGACCTACAGAGATGACAGTGATGCTGCAACCTTCAAGCAAACCCTCCCAGATCTCACCCCCGATGAGCCTTCGGAAGCACTCGGCTTCCCTCCCttagggaaggaggaagggagatgTGATCATGACGTGCCCAAAAGCCAAACGGAACCACCTGCAGTGGAAAATAAAGAACCCCAGTCCCAACCCACTGAAGAGCCAGCAACACCAAcagctgaggaggggacagcagctgaTGCAGGTAGTGATGAATCTCCAGGGAAGTCCCCATcgaaaaagaaaaagaagttccgcactccttccttcctgaaGAAGAGCAAAAAGAAGAGTGACTCCTAA